Proteins from one Gossypium raimondii isolate GPD5lz chromosome 8, ASM2569854v1, whole genome shotgun sequence genomic window:
- the LOC105793200 gene encoding uncharacterized protein LOC105793200, whose translation MAPYEVLYGRRCGTLTCWTELDSDTEEKKKILRFGQKGKLIPRFIGPYRILKRVGPVAYKLELPSELDWIHDVFHVSMLRCYHSDPTHIVSIEEIEVRPNLTFEEEPVQILDREVKVLRKKSIPLVKVLWCNCSSEEATWEPEEAMRRQYPHLF comes from the exons atggcaccgtacgagGTGTTATATGGTCGTAGATGTGGTACTCTTACCTGTTGGACTGAGTTAGATTCTGATACCGAAGAGAAG AAAAAGATACTGAGGTTTGGACAGAAGGGTAAGCTTAtccctaggttcattgggccttaCCGTATACTGAAGCGTGTGGGGCCGGTCGCATATAAACTTGAGTTGCCTTCAGAATTAGACTggattcatgatgtgttccacGTCTCCATGCTGAGGTGTTATCACTCTGATCCCACACACATTGTATCAATcgaggagatcgaggttaggccaAATCTGACTTTCGAGGAGGAGCCAGTGCAGATATTGGACCGTGAGGTTAAAGTACTGAGGAAGAAATCTATTCCTCTAGTCAAAGTGCTTTGGTGTAATTGCAGTTCAgaagaagccacgtgggaacctgaggaGGCGATGCGTCGGCAATACCCTCATCTTTTCTga